The following DNA comes from Pseudoalteromonas rubra.
TGAAAACCTGCTTCAGCTTCTAGAGCAACGTCTAGACAATGTTGTATATCGCATGGGTTTTGCAAGCACACGTGCTGAAGCACGTCAGCTAGTAAGCCACAAAGCGATTATGGTTAATGGTCGTGTTGTTAATATTCCTTCTTTCGTAGTTACTCCAGAAGACGTGGTAGTAATTCGCGAGAAGTCTAAAAAGCAAGCGCGTATCATCGCTGCTCTAGAGTTGGCTGAGCAACGCGAAAAGCCAACTTGGGTTGAAGTTGACGGTTCAAAAATGGAAGGTACTTTCAAGCGCCTACCAGAGCGTTCTGATCTGTCTGCGGACATTAACGAACAACTAATCGTCGAACTTTACTCGAAGTAAAGTTAAGAGTTAAGAGAGGATAAAATGCAGGGTTCTGTAACCGAATTCCTAAAACCAAGATTAGTCGATATCGACGCTGTAAGCTCAACGCGTTCTAAAGTAGTTTTAGAGCCTCTAGAGCGTGGTTTCGGCCACACACTAGGCAATGCTCTACGTCGTATACTTCTTTCATCTATGCCTGGTTGTGCTGTGACAGAAGTTGAAATTGACGGTGTATTGCACGAGTACAGCGCGAAAGAAGGCGTACAAGAAGACATCATTGAAATTCTGTTGAACCTGAAAGGTCTGGCAGTATCTCTAGAAGGTAAAGATGAAGTTTTCCTTACCCTGACTAAGTCTGGTGTAGGCCCTGTGACTGCGGCTGATATCCAGCACGACGGAGACGTGACTATTGCCAACCCTGAGCATGTGATCTGTCACCTTACGGCTGACAATAGTGAGATCAGTATGCGCATTCGCGTTGAGCGTGGTCGCGGTTATGTACCGGCGTCTAGTCGTTTATCCTCTGATGACGATGAGCGCCCAATCGGTCGTTTGCTGCTTGATGCATCATTCAGTCCGGTTGAGCGTATTGCGTACTCGGTTGAGTCAGCTCGTGTTGAGCAACGCACAGACTTAGACAAACTAATCATCGATATGGAAACGAACGGCACTTTGGATCCTGAAGAAGC
Coding sequences within:
- the rpsD gene encoding 30S ribosomal protein S4 produces the protein MARYLGPKLKLSRREGTDLFLKSGVRAIDSKCKLETAPGQHGARKGRLSDYGLQLREKQKVRRIYGVLEKQFRNYYKEAARLKGNTGENLLQLLEQRLDNVVYRMGFASTRAEARQLVSHKAIMVNGRVVNIPSFVVTPEDVVVIREKSKKQARIIAALELAEQREKPTWVEVDGSKMEGTFKRLPERSDLSADINEQLIVELYSK
- a CDS encoding DNA-directed RNA polymerase subunit alpha, with protein sequence MQGSVTEFLKPRLVDIDAVSSTRSKVVLEPLERGFGHTLGNALRRILLSSMPGCAVTEVEIDGVLHEYSAKEGVQEDIIEILLNLKGLAVSLEGKDEVFLTLTKSGVGPVTAADIQHDGDVTIANPEHVICHLTADNSEISMRIRVERGRGYVPASSRLSSDDDERPIGRLLLDASFSPVERIAYSVESARVEQRTDLDKLIIDMETNGTLDPEEAIRRASTILAEQLEAFVDLRDVSEPEEKEEKPEFDPILLRPVDDLELTVRSANCLKAEQIQYIGDLVQRTEVELLKTPNLGKKSLTEIKDVLASRGLSLGMRLENWPPASLAE